The Apium graveolens cultivar Ventura chromosome 11, ASM990537v1, whole genome shotgun sequence genome has a window encoding:
- the LOC141697941 gene encoding major pollen allergen Ole e 10-like isoform X2: MMKKTSLWIFVFLMTCYLADAVELMPVQEKTDITNYQPVLTPPEGNTTFLDGTSWCVARPGASQGDLQDALDWACGMGKTDCSPIKSGGPCFEPNTLLSHASFAFNSYYQQNGNSDIACNFGGTATLTKRNPNLYELRHLHCQGTDRGLCNGSYLGFCFSYTWVVDLYNTM, encoded by the exons ATGATGAAGAAAACTAGTCTTTGGATTTTTGTCTTCCTCATGACATGCTACTTGG CCGATGCAGTAGAGTTAATGCCTGTTCAGGAGAAAACTGATATAACCAACTATCAACCAGTGCTAACACCACCAGAAGGCAACACAACATTCCTTGATGGAACAAGCTGGTGTGTTGCGCGGCCTGGGGCCTCTCAAGGAGATCTGCAGGATGCATTAGACTGGGCTTGCGGCATGGGAAAGACTGATTGTAGTCCGATTAAATCTGGCGGTCCATGCTTTGAACCGAATACACTTTTGTCCCATGCCTCTTTTGCTTTCAACAGCTATTACCAACAAAATGGGAATTCTGATATCGCCTGCAATTTTGGAGGAACTGCCACCTTAACTAAGAGAAACCCTA ATCTTTACGAGCTTCGGCATCTGCATTGTCAAGGTACAGACAGAGGTTTATGCAATGGAAGTTATCTGGGATTCTGCTTCTCTTATACTTGGGTAGTTGATCTGTATAACACAATGTGA
- the LOC141697941 gene encoding major pollen allergen Ole e 10-like isoform X1: MMKKTSLWIFVFLMTCYLADAVELMPVQEKTDITNYQPVLTPPEGNTTFLDGTSWCVARPGASQGDLQDALDWACGMGKTDCSPIKSGGPCFEPNTLLSHASFAFNSYYQQNGNSDIACNFGGTATLTKRNPSYGKCAYSTSESLRASASALSRYRQRFMQWKLSGILLLLYLGS, from the exons ATGATGAAGAAAACTAGTCTTTGGATTTTTGTCTTCCTCATGACATGCTACTTGG CCGATGCAGTAGAGTTAATGCCTGTTCAGGAGAAAACTGATATAACCAACTATCAACCAGTGCTAACACCACCAGAAGGCAACACAACATTCCTTGATGGAACAAGCTGGTGTGTTGCGCGGCCTGGGGCCTCTCAAGGAGATCTGCAGGATGCATTAGACTGGGCTTGCGGCATGGGAAAGACTGATTGTAGTCCGATTAAATCTGGCGGTCCATGCTTTGAACCGAATACACTTTTGTCCCATGCCTCTTTTGCTTTCAACAGCTATTACCAACAAAATGGGAATTCTGATATCGCCTGCAATTTTGGAGGAACTGCCACCTTAACTAAGAGAAACCCTA GTTATGGAAAATGTGCTTACTCTACATCCGA ATCTTTACGAGCTTCGGCATCTGCATTGTCAAGGTACAGACAGAGGTTTATGCAATGGAAGTTATCTGGGATTCTGCTTCTCTTATACTTGGGTAGTTGA